The Candidatus Krumholzibacteriota bacterium DNA segment AGGATCTACGAGCAGATATAGCGGGTCTGTGACGAGGCGTAAAGGGGTGAGGCAACGAGACCTTGCGCCGGGTCACCTTGTTGGTTATTATTCGTCGATATTCCAAGTATCGGGAAAGTCCCCGTGGGAGGCGTAAGAAATGAGATTTGCAGATTATATCAAACCTGAATGTATCAATACCGATCTCGATGGAGAAGACAAGAGTGAGATCATCGAGGAACTTGTCGGGATAATGGGGGAATCGTACACTGATGCCGATACTGACAGGATATACGAGGCGGTAATGGCGAGAGAGAGGGATGGAAGCACTGGGCTGGAACTGGGTGTAGCCATACCACACGCGAAGTGTGACGCCGTTGGAGAACTCAGTATCGTAATAGGCGTTTCGAAGAAAGGCGTCGATTTTCAGTCTCTCGATGGCAATCCCGCCCATCTTTTTTTCATGCTGATAGCACCGACCTCCGAATCGGGTCCTCACGTGCAGGCGATTGCCAAGATCGTAAAGATGATAAAGATCGACAGTTTCAGGAAGCGCCTTCTCAAAGCGACAAAAAGCGAAGAAGTCATCGATGCCATTCGCAAGGTCGAGGATGGGGATGATTAGGCGAACCCCTGCCGATCCGCTTTCTTTGAAGAATCCATCTTTTCAGGACTCTGCTTATGATCCCCATTGGTGATTCGAGGCTTATAGGATATTATGGATTTCCCCGCCGATGCCTTATAGCGGGAGTTAGGGAAGATCTTGGTCCCGACCTTGAACTGGTCGATCTTGATATCGATCACGGCGCCCCGGATTCGGGGCTTCTTCCCGTCACCACGTGCAGGATCATTTCGAATATAATGAATAACGCGATCCTTCTGAAAGACAGGCTGGAAGTCATAATCGCCGCCGTTGGAGAAGGTAAATGCGACAGAGGCAGGAATATCTCCTTTCTGCTGAAAGGCATGGGCCTGAGCGTGATCGAATCGAGATTCTGCGAGGAAGAGTGGGAGGACAGGGAACTTGTCTTCTCGACAGGCATGGGAACTCTGGCCGGCAGGATCGACAGAATAATGGCTTCGGTTACAGACCCGTCCATTTCTTCAGACCAGCCGCCGAAATGCCTTCCGACCCATGGTTTCTGGGGTGTCCCGCCGAACGATTACAGGATACTCGATCTTTTTCCTCCGACGACTCATCTATATGGATGGATAAGATGCGTCGAGGCAGGGAGACCCTCAGACATGGCACTGGAATCTTTCGTCGATAAGCAAGTGCCGACGGTCTTTTTCACGCAGAGTTTTTGCGCGAAACAGGATCTTGCCCACTATCTCGCGGAGAAATACGGGGGTATAGCGGTCGATTGCCACAGGGAAATCAACGATTCCATACTGGCCAAGGTAGAAGCCTTTATAGCGCTTTCC contains these protein-coding regions:
- a CDS encoding PTS sugar transporter subunit IIA codes for the protein MRFADYIKPECINTDLDGEDKSEIIEELVGIMGESYTDADTDRIYEAVMARERDGSTGLELGVAIPHAKCDAVGELSIVIGVSKKGVDFQSLDGNPAHLFFMLIAPTSESGPHVQAIAKIVKMIKIDSFRKRLLKATKSEEVIDAIRKVEDGDD